From the genome of Xyrauchen texanus isolate HMW12.3.18 chromosome 22, RBS_HiC_50CHRs, whole genome shotgun sequence, one region includes:
- the LOC127662902 gene encoding polycomb group RING finger protein 5-A isoform X1, which translates to MATQRKHLVQDFNKYITCSICCGYLIKPTAVTECLHTFCKSCIVQHFEESNECPECGIQVHETNPLEMLRLDKTLEEIIFKLVPGLREKEGQQESDFWNKNKIKTNEDGPRTKKAHLSDEDDGRGGDYHRSDPQIAICLDCLRNNGQSGESIVKGLMKKFIRCSTRVTVGTIKKFLCVKLKLPSSYELDVLCNGEIMGKDHTLEFIYRTRWRLQGDSAYPMVLEYRPRIDFG; encoded by the exons ATGGCAACGCAGCGAAAGCACCTGGTCCAAGATTTCAACAAATACATCACCTGCTCGATTTGCTGTGGATACCTAATCAAGCCCACCGCTGTCACAGAATGCCTGCACACCT TTTGTAAAAGTTGTATTGTTCAGCACTTTGAGGAGAGTAATGAGTGTCCGGAATGTGGAATACAGGTCCATGAAACCAACCCTTTAGAGATGCTGAG GCTAGATAAGACCCTGGAAGAGATTATCTTCAAGTTGGTTCCTGGACTTAGAGAGA AGGAGGGACAACAGGAAAGTGATTTTTGgaataaaaataagataaaaacaaACGAAG ATGGCCCCAGGACTAAGAAAGCTCACctgagtgatgaagatgatggaaGGGGTGGAGACTACCACAGGAGTGATCCTCAGATCGCTATTTGTCTGGACTGTCTACGAAACAATGGCCAATCAGGAGAAAGCATTGTAAAG GGTTTAATGAAGAAATTCATCCGTTGCTCCACTCGTGTTACAGTGGGAACTATAAAGAAGTTTCTCTGTGTAAAATTGAAGCTGCCCAGCTCATATGAG CTCGATGTTCTGTGTAATGGGGAGATCATGGGCAAAGACCACACCTTGGAATTCATCTACCGCACTCGATGGAGACTTCAAGGAGACAGc GCCTATCCCATGGTTCTCGAGTACCGTCCACGGATCGACTTTGGTTAA
- the LOC127662902 gene encoding polycomb group RING finger protein 5-A isoform X2, which yields MATQRKHLVQDFNKYITCSICCGYLIKPTAVTECLHTFCKSCIVQHFEESNECPECGIQVHETNPLEMLRLDKTLEEIIFKLVPGLREKEGQQESDFWNKNKIKTNEDGPRTKKAHLSDEDDGRGGDYHRSDPQIAICLDCLRNNGQSGESIVKGLMKKFIRCSTRVTVGTIKKFLCVKLKLPSSYELDVLCNGEIMGKDHTLEFIYRTRWRLQGDSVSAPV from the exons ATGGCAACGCAGCGAAAGCACCTGGTCCAAGATTTCAACAAATACATCACCTGCTCGATTTGCTGTGGATACCTAATCAAGCCCACCGCTGTCACAGAATGCCTGCACACCT TTTGTAAAAGTTGTATTGTTCAGCACTTTGAGGAGAGTAATGAGTGTCCGGAATGTGGAATACAGGTCCATGAAACCAACCCTTTAGAGATGCTGAG GCTAGATAAGACCCTGGAAGAGATTATCTTCAAGTTGGTTCCTGGACTTAGAGAGA AGGAGGGACAACAGGAAAGTGATTTTTGgaataaaaataagataaaaacaaACGAAG ATGGCCCCAGGACTAAGAAAGCTCACctgagtgatgaagatgatggaaGGGGTGGAGACTACCACAGGAGTGATCCTCAGATCGCTATTTGTCTGGACTGTCTACGAAACAATGGCCAATCAGGAGAAAGCATTGTAAAG GGTTTAATGAAGAAATTCATCCGTTGCTCCACTCGTGTTACAGTGGGAACTATAAAGAAGTTTCTCTGTGTAAAATTGAAGCTGCCCAGCTCATATGAG CTCGATGTTCTGTGTAATGGGGAGATCATGGGCAAAGACCACACCTTGGAATTCATCTACCGCACTCGATGGAGACTTCAAGGAGACAGc gtttcggcaccagtgtaa
- the LOC127662722 gene encoding protein phosphatase 1 regulatory subunit 3C-B-like: MSSARVLHILSPPMPGPVMPVDVAVQLYITHSPPLHSFLSSYEEFRTRNLVNCRYKPLRPCLSSRAHLEPTCLGWQSPKSKAKKKVVFADSKGMSLTAVHVFSPFDNREPATSQLQFDLEDLEVTATLHINSVQSRILDFPQPAVDYLDFRSWLLKNSVCLENCTLQERALTGTIKVRNLAYEKSVHVRITFDTWKSYQDVECTFLNNVCGCQDTDTFSFAIELPGYVPPQNKVEFCISYKTGEQTYWDNNDGRNYRLVSTSWQQNHKLNSSTQSKKPEPRKLGRKADKGINTFESTFSNGIFPKFQSWGHIQTGGPYW; this comes from the exons ATGAGTTCCGCaag agTTCTTCATATCCTCAGTCCCCCAATGCCAGGTCCAGTTATGCCCGTGGACGTAGCTGTGCAGCTGTATATCACCCATTCGCCCCCCCTGCACAGCTTCCTGAGCTCTTATGAAGAGTTCAGGACTCGCAACCTGGTCAATTGCCGCTACAAACCCCTCCGGCCCTGCCTGAGCTCCAGAGCCCACCTAGAGCCCACCTGCCTGGGCTGGCAGAGTCCAAAATCCAAAGCCAAGAAAAAGGTTGTGTTTGCCGACTCCAAGGGCATGTCATTAACGGCAGTGCATGTCTTCTCTCCTTTTGATAACAGAGAACCCGCTACATCCCAACTGCAGTTTGACCTGGAAGATCTAGAGGTCACAGCCACTCTCCACATAAATTCGGTTCAGAGCAGAATTCTTGATTTTCCTCAGCCTGCAGTAGACTACCTGGACTTCCGGAGTTGGCTGCTGAAGAACTCGGTTTGCTTGGAGAACTGTACCCTGCAGGAGCGTGCCCTCACTGGCACGATCAAAGTGCGTAACCTGGCCTATGAGAAGTCTGTCCATGTACGGATCACCTTCGACACCTGGAAGAGCTACCAGGATGTAGAATGCACCTTTTTGAATAATGTTTGTGGTTGTCAGGATACAGACACATTCTCCTTTGCAATCGAATTGCCTGGGTACGTGCCCCCTCAGAATAAGGTCGAATTTTGCATTAGCTATAAAACTGGAGAGCAGACTTACTGGGACAACAATGATGGCAGAAATTATAGACTGGTTTCAACATCTTGGCAACAAAACCATAAACTGAACTCATCAACACAGTCAAAGAAACCAGAACCCAGAAAGTTAGGCAGGAAAGCAGACAAGGGCATTAATACATTTGAAAGTACCTTCAGCAATGGCATTTTTCCAAAGTTTCAGAGTTGGGGGCACATTCAGACTGGTGGCCCATACTGGTGA